One genomic window of Bradyrhizobium sp. B124 includes the following:
- a CDS encoding TlpA disulfide reductase family protein: MKRHLLAALVLLATLPSALAAGEGAPKPFERGSWQKLLHAHAGHPTLVHFWGVTCGPCKVELPQLGQFMKDHPDIDVVTISADLVPNLPEATRSMLDHAGLASAENWIFGDGFAERLRFEIDPAWQGDIPRTMLIARDGTITTIEGSAEIADLSKWSEAHAATIR, encoded by the coding sequence ATGAAACGTCATTTGCTCGCTGCTCTTGTCCTGCTCGCAACGCTGCCGTCCGCACTGGCGGCGGGCGAGGGCGCGCCGAAGCCGTTCGAACGCGGCAGCTGGCAGAAGCTGCTGCATGCGCATGCCGGTCATCCGACCCTGGTGCACTTTTGGGGCGTGACCTGCGGACCATGCAAGGTCGAACTACCGCAGCTTGGCCAGTTCATGAAGGATCATCCCGATATCGACGTCGTCACGATCAGCGCGGATTTGGTTCCGAACCTTCCCGAGGCGACGCGATCGATGCTGGATCACGCCGGGCTCGCTTCCGCCGAAAACTGGATTTTTGGCGACGGCTTTGCCGAGCGATTGAGATTTGAGATCGATCCGGCATGGCAAGGTGATATCCCGCGAACCATGCTGATCGCTCGTGACGGAACGATCACAACGATCGAAGGATCGGCCGAAATCGCCGATCTGAGCAAATGGTCTGAGGCCCACGCCGCAACAATCCGATAG